In the genome of Peromyscus eremicus chromosome 1, PerEre_H2_v1, whole genome shotgun sequence, the window ATCtcagattgaatcactgaagccaggcactataaaaggaagtcaacttgaacAGAACCTCAGATGAAGAAGAGCAGTGACCTGGAGACACATCGGCTCCTAGTGCCAGCTGGAATCACTGGAGAAATTCACTGTAGAGACAAGTAACTGTAGAATAGGaacatttgacttctttgttgcttgagtatgtgtgttttgtgaatatttgtgggGTTTGGGAGATGCTGCTTCACAATTTTGGGAGATCTCAAAAATGTAGTGTGGTCTTTTGGAACTTTCTGATCAAGGGTTTAACCATTAAAATTCTGAAGGATAGCCATATGCTTTTTTATAGACTTGTCTTGGCTGTGCTGTGAGTTAAAGGTTGTTGGTCATtcagtttcaaagtttttcttatgAAAGTTTAGCTTTGTGGCTCTTTAGAATGGGAGACAAAGGTGAATCTTAATATTTGAGGTTCAGCATCTACAACTTCACCTTTTATAGGGAAGGAACAGATGGTCCTGTGCTACTGAACACCttgctgttctcttccttcaggtCTTCCCACCATCAACGTAGGATGTTTCTCTCTGATGAGTCATGTACTGTTACAGTCACATCTCTTTGTTCTGGTCTCTAGAATAAATTGTGTAGGACTCTGTTTAAGTATTTAGTGTCAAGAAAAAATGGAACTGTGTTTATTGGAATGTATCTGGGACCCATaaactcacagggagtggcactcttaggaggtgtggccttgtggtagaagactgaatgaaacatgcctttaatccagaccttgatgtTGAGGGCACACCTTTAGAGTGGACCACACCAACTGGAGTAATTGAGTCACTATTGGGGTTGGATTTGAGGTCTTTTTCCCAAGCTTCAATCAATAAGTAAGATTATATCTGTTGAtgtctcagctctagcaccacctctgcctttctgagGTCATGTTCCCCAAAAtgagggactgaacctctgaactgtaagtgagccaccaaaatgaaatgtttcctttattagagtttctGTGATTatggtgtctttcacagcaatagtaaatcctcaataagatagaaaccatctgtgataagactcttagttgttattatttaattatgtttgttttaatttatagcTTTAACATATTCACCAATTTCTTAAATAGATCTTCAAGTCACAAGAGAGATACTTGACTGAGaaagttgaattttttgaggAGTCTCAACAGAATGGCTTCCCAGCACAACAACTCCTTTGAACCCCAGTCACCAGAAAGTGGCCTTGTATTAGACAACAGGAACTTCATTCCAAGCCAGGACACTTCCCTACATTGGGAAGAAGATATCTGTAACTCCTCAACTGCTCAGCTCAACTTTCCCACAAATGACAATGGTTCCTGTGCAAAGCATGAGCTGCAAGCAATCTTGAAGTCATTTACCTCCTGGTTGAAGCCAGAAAAGCATAGCAAGGAGCAGAtgatttctcagctggtcttggctCAGTTTCTCAAAACTGGGCACTACAAGGACAAGTCTGTCTTGAAACAGAAGTGGGAATCAAATGGCAGAAACCTGGGGAGATTCATGGAGAGTCTGACTGATGAGTGCTTGAAGCCTCTTGTCATGGTGAGTACCTTGGTTGAGAGATGGTTAAGTTATCAATCAAGACAGTCATTTATATTTGGGGAAAAGTAAGAAGatgtagttattttatatgtgaggcTGTCCCACTCcaacaaaatatttacaatgGAGATTATGTATTACTATAAATGTGGGCTTAAAAATGCAAGAAGGCATGGCTCTTTTGACTGATACAATTATTTAAATTCTTTCCATGGTGTTAGGGAGACTGGGAGATGATATTTGAGCAAAGCTTGTAAGTGTTTAGAATAGAGACCCTGGCTGGGATTGGAAGATGGCTCATTTAGGTAGGTGATTATATTGTAATTATGAGTATTTAGTTGGAATTGTAGCACACATTTAAAATTCTGGCTCTCAGATCTAGCCTGTTATTCCAGGACCTGGCCGGTGGAAACTGGGGATCTAATTGGCTTAATGGTTTTCTAAATTGTCTACTACATGCCATTAAGTTCCTATGTAAAAAACTGAATGTGCAGGAATGTAGAATATGATTTCTGATGCTGAAATGTGGCTATTAAATGCACATTCAACACCAACACATCCCTAAGAAAAGTCCTGATGAATAATAAAGGGCTGCAATTCAAAGTTTTAGAACTGAAATTCTTAATTTGGATGTAACTACATTGAAACTTCTTTAAATGTCTAGGTCTGCATAATTCTCAGTTACTCTCAGAAATGGTCAAGATGGTGACATTTTTCAAACACCccatacatacatttctaaatgttatggttgaaataacttcttattgccttaaacttttaaatttggatattagttggtttgtttggttgcttggttagggtttttttcccatttgggacTGACTTTTGTTCAACTGGCTTGAGTAGGATTCAGAGGAATTATACTTTCCCAGCACTTCAAGTACTGGATTAAAActgtccaccaccacaccctgatgtttatttcaggtttttactCTATGCACACATTgtcattttagtttgttttatcccacatttcactcttttgattttgttttaagtgATCATTTCATGATTGAAACTGAATTCCAAATAAAATGCTGTCACGTTCCTAACAGCAGAGACAGCATGTTTAGGTGGAGACAATATATGTGTTAGAAGTGTTTCAGTCAGATGTGAGTTGTACTAAGGacttaataatagaaaacaacatCCCTTAGAAATAGAGCTATGATACTAAGGGCATCATCAACCAAGGGTTTTTATCTAGAGTTAGTATTTAAATTTAGCAACCAAAAATATAGGTATTGGAAATACAACCCACTCCCACAGCAAAGTGAAGTGACAGTGTAAGAGATAGGGACCACTGACAGACTAATGGCCggaagtgggggatgggaaatcctcagctatctgggaatgaaaatgtcagagttaatcgcatgaaagcagaaagttacaATTGCCAATATGACACCAGGACACCAAAAGGACATCAATTACACAGTTACTGTAGACatcctaagaatttcagaaacaaaCTAACTATTACTAATCAAAGGCTGAATAAGGAGCTTCTAGCATAGCAGCCATCTTTCAGACAAAGAATACAGAAATATTAAGGGTTCTGGGCACTGATTAACAACTATAGATCCTGggtgcaagagaaggaggaaaaataaggagctacaaattaaggagacacagagaaacactagccATACAACTCtttgttaaacagaaaaaaaatattagaacagATAACACCCATCAATTAACAGAGGAGGCCCCAGAGGTGCAAGCCCCACAGGCAAGTCTATGTCAGAATTTTTACAGGCTCCTTTGGGTCTTCTCGATCTCCAGACTACCTCCCTCCTTGACATGTCCTACCTAGCCTTGGTGTCTTCTCAGTGAACCAGCTATCTCATTATAGTTGCCCTAGATTTGGTGGAATGGGGACAGTccttggaaaaaaatgagaagcctTTTTTGATGGAGTAAGTCTCTATTTTCTGGATTGGAACAGGAATACCTTTCCTTGTTCAATGCATTGACCAGGTGAAGAATAAGTTGTGGCTAGACATTGCAGAAACCGAACCTTACCTTTTCCCTTGGTACAGTGACTCAACACTTGCAAATACATTGTGAATAAGGACTTTAGAGAACATAACTTGTGAATGACAGAATAACACCATTAGAGATGAGAGATAGACAAATGACCTAACTCATAGTTCAGTGATCCTGTGCAATCAGTTAGAGGACAGGTTTTCACTCATCCACAAATCCACAGATTCATTGGTAatggtcctctggctttgtttACAGGTTCACGTCTCCATGCAGGGGCAGGAAGCCCTCTTTTCTAAGAATATGTCCTTAGAAGAAACCATCAACCTTCTGAAAGGGCAGCAATCAGCAAGAAGTTCAATACAAGAGAGTGCAAGGACACCCTTGCCAATCCCCCAAGACATGTTATTGACAACAGGTAAGTGTcaggaagctgcacagaggaaGGGTGTTGTGTCGGGATCTTTTCTGGGCACAGTTTCATAGACTGTCTtatttccacaggacatgaagactgggaagatggccAAAACAATGGCTGGAGCACTAGTGATGTCAATGATGGGGATAGTCATCCTGGAAATGAGATTGACTCCCTTTCCCTTATCCAACAAGTTCAGTTTAATGAACCTAAAGACAGAAGAGTTTCTGATGGAAATCCTCTGGATTTaagcagaacaagtcaagtcACCTCTAGGTACCAGGAAGAAATTCATAGAGGAACTTCTTCTGAAgatgtccctatggaggtacaaCCAGAGATGATCTCCAGTCCAGAGCAGACAGAAGACTGCCAGAATCATGATGCAAGCTCCACACATGGGGGTCGCCAAAAGAGacccctcagagacccaaagacATACAAATGTCAGGAATGTCCCAGAACCTTTAAATATCCCAGTAGACTTGCTGCCCACCAGAGAATACACAAGAAGCAAAAGTCATTTGTCTGTAAAACATGTGATAAGGGCTTTTATACTCGCTCAGACCTGAGAGTACATAAGGTcatacaccaggaaaataaaccttTCGAATGTAGTACTTGTGGAAAGTCTTTCAGCAATCAAACCAATCTGAAAGCTcatgagaggattcacacaggagagaagccctacacctgctccctgtGTAACCATAGCTTCCGTCAGTCATCCACATACCACCGTCACCGGAGGAATTTCCACAAAGCAGAATGAACTGTGTACCTTCCTCACCAGATGATAGCAGGGCTCCAGCTTACTGTTTCATCTGTAGATGAGGAAGCATGTAGCTTCTAAACAGGAAGTAACCATTGGAGACATGATTTGtaacttctggattgttccatctgtctgtgtggataaagaagatgagtctgttttatgttaagtaatatttttctaaagcattaaatagcttataatttctgcctgat includes:
- the LOC131900650 gene encoding zinc finger and SCAN domain-containing protein 4-like, which produces MASQHNNSFEPQSPESGLVLDNRNFIPSQDTSLHWEEDICNSSTAQLNFPTNDNGSCAKHELQAILKSFTSWLKPEKHSKEQMISQLVLAQFLKTGHYKDKSVLKQKWESNGRNLGRFMESLTDECLKPLVMVHVSMQGQEALFSKNMSLEETINLLKGQQSARSSIQESARTPLPIPQDMLLTTGHEDWEDGQNNGWSTSDVNDGDSHPGNEIDSLSLIQQVQFNEPKDRRVSDGNPLDLSRTSQVTSRYQEEIHRGTSSEDVPMEVQPEMISSPEQTEDCQNHDASSTHGGRQKRPLRDPKTYKCQECPRTFKYPSRLAAHQRIHKKQKSFVCKTCDKGFYTRSDLRVHKVIHQENKPFECSTCGKSFSNQTNLKAHERIHTGEKPYTCSLCNHSFRQSSTYHRHRRNFHKAE